The DNA region AGATTAGAATATGACAAAGAGTATAGAGAAGAGAAAAAAGAAGAGCTTAGAGAATATAGAAAGCAATACTATGAAAAAAATAAAGAAAGAATTCTAAAGAAACAAAGAGAAAGAAGAAAAAAACAAAAAATTAAAGATAAAGAGTAAAATATGGCAGAAAAAATTAATCTTGATGAAAATCAAAATGAGATTGTTGATGAAATAAAACTTGATTCAGACATTAATGACAATGATACTTTATCACTTGATAATGAAATAAAAATAGAAGAAGAACCATTAAGCGAGAGCTTAGAAACAACGCAAGAAGCGGATGAACTAGAAGAAGAAAATTTTCAAAATAATGAAGAAAAAGACATTAGTGAATATGCTACGGATGAAGAAGAACTTAAAGATTACAAACTTCAAAAAAAACAAACAAAACTCCAAAAAATATTAACTGCGGTTGCTGCCATATTATTAGTTTTTTTAACAATTGGTCTAATTCTTTATTTTACAGGTTTTTTTGATGAAAAAAAGCCTAAAAAAGAAGAACCTAAAATAGAAAAAGTAGTCGAAAAGAAAAAATTTGATTTTAAATCAAGAGATATTGATTCTAATGAATTAAATAAAAAATTTAATAATTTAACAAAATATGATCCAAGCTTAGAAACAAAAAGAATGAAAGAAGAAGCAAAAAGAAAAGCTGAGGAAGAAGAAAAGAAAAGACAAGCGGCAGAAGAAAAAAGAATTCAAGATATTGAAAATCTAAAAAAAGAGCTAGAAGAACAAAAAAAAGCCTTAGAAGATAGAAAAAATGAATTAATCACTCAAAAAGAAGAACTATTAAAAATAAAACAAGAATTACTAAATGATGTAGAAAAGAAAAAAGAAGAATTAAAAACTTTAGTAAATAATAAAGAAGAAAATCAAAAAGATACTACTAACAAACAAGATCAAGAAAAAGTAGCAACAAATAATACTAATCAAAAAGAAGATAAAACAGAACAAAATATTACTACACCAATTAATATAGTACAAGAGCAAACAAATCAACTTATAACAA from Malaciobacter molluscorum LMG 25693 includes:
- a CDS encoding coiled-coil domain-containing protein: MAEKINLDENQNEIVDEIKLDSDINDNDTLSLDNEIKIEEEPLSESLETTQEADELEEENFQNNEEKDISEYATDEEELKDYKLQKKQTKLQKILTAVAAILLVFLTIGLILYFTGFFDEKKPKKEEPKIEKVVEKKKFDFKSRDIDSNELNKKFNNLTKYDPSLETKRMKEEAKRKAEEEEKKRQAAEEKRIQDIENLKKELEEQKKALEDRKNELITQKEELLKIKQELLNDVEKKKEELKTLVNNKEENQKDTTNKQDQEKVATNNTNQKEDKTEQNITTPINIVQEQTNQLITNNSNSFLPLINVTVLTGELTKDYLEKIEKIDKKILLCRDNKNHIEIYVGPYEMQSSRKELLDKFLQNGFNKAMLVDLTQEEFNKRCNY